From the genome of Oikeobacillus pervagus, one region includes:
- a CDS encoding acyl-CoA dehydrogenase yields the protein MNFQLSEEHEMIRKMVRDFALNEVAPTAAERDEEERFDREIFDKMAELGLTGIPWPEQYGGSGMDYLAYCIAVEELSRVCASTGVTLSAHTSLAGWPIYKFGTEEQKQKYLKPMAQGEKIGGYGLTEPGSGSDAGGMKTTARLEGDHYVLNGSKIFITNGGIADIYVVFAMTDSTQKHRGTSAFIVESSFEGFSVGKKEKKLGIRSSPTTEIIMEECRVPKENLLGEEGDGFKVAMMTLDGGRNGIAAQAVGIAQGALDAAIEYSKERKQFGKPIVANQGISFKIADMATSIEASRLLTYQAAWLESEGLPYGKASAMSKLLAGDTAMKVTTEAVQIFGGYGYTKDYPVERYMRDAKITQIYEGTQEIQRLVISRMVTK from the coding sequence ATGAATTTCCAATTATCAGAAGAACATGAAATGATTCGTAAGATGGTTCGTGATTTTGCACTAAATGAGGTAGCACCAACTGCTGCTGAAAGAGATGAAGAAGAACGTTTTGACCGCGAAATTTTCGACAAAATGGCTGAATTAGGACTTACAGGTATTCCTTGGCCAGAGCAATATGGTGGGAGTGGAATGGATTACCTCGCGTATTGTATTGCTGTAGAAGAACTTTCACGTGTCTGCGCATCTACAGGGGTAACATTATCAGCCCATACTTCCCTAGCAGGTTGGCCAATTTATAAATTTGGTACAGAGGAACAAAAACAAAAATATTTAAAACCAATGGCACAAGGTGAGAAAATTGGAGGTTACGGTTTAACAGAGCCTGGTTCTGGATCTGATGCAGGTGGAATGAAAACAACTGCACGTCTAGAAGGTGACCACTACGTACTAAATGGTTCTAAAATCTTTATTACAAATGGTGGGATTGCGGATATCTATGTTGTATTTGCCATGACAGATTCAACACAAAAACACCGCGGAACAAGTGCATTCATCGTTGAAAGTTCATTTGAAGGATTTTCAGTTGGAAAGAAAGAAAAGAAACTAGGAATTCGTTCATCTCCTACAACGGAAATTATTATGGAAGAATGCCGAGTACCGAAGGAAAATTTACTAGGGGAAGAAGGCGATGGCTTTAAAGTAGCGATGATGACTCTTGATGGTGGCCGAAATGGAATCGCAGCACAAGCGGTTGGAATTGCACAAGGTGCGTTAGATGCAGCCATTGAATATTCAAAAGAACGTAAACAATTTGGTAAACCAATTGTTGCAAACCAAGGGATTTCATTCAAAATCGCTGACATGGCTACTTCGATTGAAGCATCTCGTTTATTAACCTATCAAGCAGCTTGGTTAGAGTCTGAAGGTCTTCCATATGGGAAAGCATCTGCTATGTCAAAATTATTGGCAGGAGATACAGCTATGAAAGTAACAACAGAAGCTGTTCAAATTTTTGGTGGATACGGATATACGAAAGATTATCCGGTTGAGCGTTATATGCGCGATGCAAAAATAACGCAAATCTACGAAGGAACACAAGAAATTCAAAGATTAGTAATCTCTCGAATGGTAACGAAATAA
- a CDS encoding acyl-CoA dehydrogenase, which produces MKLLFTEEQEMMRKMVRDFAQTEIAPFVESMEEGEFPREIIKKMAELGLMGITIPEEYGGSNMDFTSYIIAINELSKVSATVGVILSVHTSVGTNPILYFGNEEQKRKYVPKLAAGEYLGAFCLTEPSAGSDAASLKTRAVKQGDQYIINGSKVFITNGGEADTYVVFASTNPEAGSKGISAFIVEKGTPGLIIGKDEDKMGLHGSRTVQLTFEDMVVPAENLLGEEGQGFKIAMANLDVGRIGIASQSLGIAEAALEAATEYAKERVQFGKPIAAQQGVGFKLADMATGVEAAKLLVYRAANLRALGLPCGKEASMAKLYASRTAVEVTTEAIQVFGGYGYTKDYPVERYFRDAKVTEIYEGTSEIQRIVISKQLIK; this is translated from the coding sequence GTGAAGCTTTTATTTACAGAAGAGCAAGAAATGATGCGTAAAATGGTCAGGGATTTTGCCCAAACTGAGATTGCACCTTTTGTTGAAAGTATGGAAGAAGGGGAATTTCCAAGAGAGATTATTAAGAAAATGGCTGAATTAGGGCTGATGGGAATTACGATTCCAGAAGAATATGGTGGCAGTAATATGGATTTCACATCCTATATTATTGCAATCAATGAATTGTCGAAAGTAAGCGCAACAGTCGGTGTGATTCTTTCTGTGCATACTTCAGTAGGAACCAATCCGATTTTATACTTTGGAAATGAAGAGCAGAAAAGAAAGTATGTACCGAAATTAGCGGCGGGAGAATATTTGGGAGCATTTTGCTTAACAGAACCTAGTGCTGGTTCAGACGCGGCAAGCTTGAAAACTCGAGCAGTCAAACAAGGGGATCAATATATAATTAATGGTTCAAAAGTATTTATTACAAACGGGGGAGAAGCAGATACATATGTTGTTTTTGCTTCCACTAACCCAGAAGCAGGGAGCAAAGGGATTTCTGCCTTTATCGTGGAGAAAGGTACACCAGGATTAATCATCGGAAAAGATGAAGATAAGATGGGATTACACGGGTCTCGTACTGTTCAATTAACATTTGAAGATATGGTAGTACCAGCTGAAAACCTTCTAGGGGAAGAAGGTCAAGGCTTCAAAATTGCGATGGCCAATTTAGATGTTGGTCGCATTGGAATTGCTTCACAATCTCTTGGAATTGCTGAAGCAGCTCTGGAAGCAGCAACAGAATATGCAAAAGAACGTGTCCAATTTGGTAAGCCTATTGCAGCACAACAAGGGGTAGGATTTAAATTAGCAGATATGGCGACGGGAGTGGAAGCTGCCAAACTATTAGTTTATCGTGCTGCTAATCTACGTGCTCTTGGATTACCATGCGGGAAAGAAGCATCCATGGCGAAACTATATGCTTCAAGAACAGCTGTAGAAGTGACAACGGAAGCAATTCAAGTATTTGGTGGATACGGATATACGAAAGATTATCCAGTTGAGCGTTATTTCCGTGACGCAAAAGTTACTGAAATCTATGAAGGAACGAGTGAGATCCAACGAATAGTGATTAGTAAACAATTAATAAAATAA
- a CDS encoding 3-hydroxybutyryl-CoA dehydrogenase produces MKIQKIMVIGAGQMGSGIAQVCAQSGFQVVLNDLKDEFLDRGLGVITKNLTRQVDKGRMTEADKDQVLANITRSTNLQDASSVDLVIEAAVENMEIKTKIFEQLDEIAPKETILASNTSSLPITEIAAATKRPEKVIGMHFMNPVPVMKLVEIIRGLATTDEVYQAIEDLTKALSKVPVEVNDFPGFVSNRVLMPMINEAVYTLYEGVATKEAIDDVMKLGMNHPMGPLTLADFIGLDTCLYIMEILHEGFGDDKYRPCPLLRKYVKAGWLGKKTGRGFYTYE; encoded by the coding sequence ATGAAAATCCAAAAAATAATGGTTATTGGAGCAGGACAAATGGGATCCGGTATTGCCCAAGTATGCGCCCAATCAGGATTTCAAGTAGTACTAAATGATTTAAAGGATGAATTTTTAGATCGAGGACTCGGAGTCATTACTAAAAATTTAACAAGACAAGTGGATAAAGGAAGAATGACAGAAGCGGATAAAGATCAAGTATTAGCTAATATTACAAGATCCACTAATCTCCAAGACGCTTCATCTGTTGATTTAGTCATTGAAGCAGCTGTTGAAAATATGGAAATTAAAACAAAGATCTTTGAACAGCTTGATGAAATTGCACCAAAAGAAACAATCTTAGCGTCAAATACTTCGTCATTACCTATTACAGAAATTGCAGCTGCAACGAAACGTCCAGAAAAAGTAATTGGAATGCATTTTATGAATCCAGTTCCTGTTATGAAATTAGTTGAAATTATTCGCGGTCTAGCAACGACAGATGAAGTCTATCAAGCGATTGAAGATTTAACGAAAGCATTAAGCAAAGTACCAGTCGAAGTAAATGACTTTCCAGGATTTGTTTCGAACCGTGTTCTAATGCCAATGATTAACGAGGCTGTCTATACTTTATATGAAGGGGTAGCAACAAAAGAAGCGATCGATGATGTGATGAAGCTTGGGATGAACCATCCAATGGGACCATTAACATTAGCTGACTTTATTGGTCTTGATACATGCTTGTACATTATGGAAATCCTTCATGAGGGATTCGGTGATGATAAATATCGCCCATGCCCATTATTGAGAAAATATGTAAAAGCGGGTTGGTTAGGTAAGAAGACTGGCAGAGGATTCTACACTTACGAGTAA
- a CDS encoding acetyl-CoA C-acetyltransferase produces MVRTVILGGARTPFAKFGGSLSSLTGVELGGIAVKEALQRANVSPDEVDEVILGTVLQGGQGQIPSRQAARKAGIPWNVKTETVNKVCASGLRSVTLADQIIRAGDEEVIVAGGMESMSNAPYFLPKVRNGLRMGDAKVIDLMVHDGLTCSFSGVHMGTYGNKTAEEMDLSRESQDEWSYRSHQLAIQAIESGKFQDEIVPVEVPQRKGEPITVSMDEAPRKDTSLEKLSKLSPAFDKNGTITAGNAPGVNDGAAALVVMNEERAAKEGKQPLAYILGHSAIAIEAADFPQTPGLVINELLKKTGKTVEEIDLFEINEAFAAVALASMKIANLDPNKVNVNGGAVALGHPIGASGARIILTLAYELKRRGGGIGIAAICSGGGQGDAIMIEVPKQ; encoded by the coding sequence ATGGTTAGAACGGTTATTTTAGGAGGGGCACGTACACCTTTTGCAAAGTTTGGCGGTTCACTAAGTTCTCTTACAGGAGTCGAACTTGGAGGAATTGCGGTCAAAGAAGCACTACAAAGAGCAAATGTATCTCCAGATGAAGTGGATGAAGTAATTTTAGGAACTGTTTTACAAGGAGGTCAAGGGCAAATTCCATCTCGCCAAGCCGCTAGAAAGGCTGGGATTCCTTGGAATGTAAAAACCGAAACAGTAAATAAAGTTTGTGCTTCAGGGTTAAGAAGTGTTACATTGGCGGATCAAATTATTCGTGCTGGGGATGAAGAGGTGATTGTGGCTGGTGGAATGGAATCCATGTCAAATGCACCTTATTTTCTTCCAAAAGTAAGAAATGGTCTACGAATGGGGGATGCGAAGGTCATCGATTTAATGGTTCATGATGGATTAACATGCAGTTTCTCCGGAGTACATATGGGGACATATGGGAATAAAACAGCCGAAGAAATGGATCTATCAAGAGAATCCCAAGATGAATGGTCCTACCGAAGTCATCAACTAGCTATTCAAGCAATCGAGTCAGGGAAGTTTCAAGATGAAATTGTTCCAGTAGAAGTACCACAAAGAAAAGGAGAACCTATCACGGTTTCGATGGATGAAGCACCACGGAAAGACACTTCTTTAGAAAAACTCTCAAAACTTTCTCCAGCTTTTGATAAAAACGGTACCATTACAGCTGGTAATGCACCAGGTGTAAATGACGGGGCAGCTGCACTTGTCGTCATGAATGAAGAACGTGCTGCCAAAGAAGGAAAGCAGCCATTGGCCTATATACTAGGACATTCAGCTATTGCAATTGAAGCAGCCGATTTTCCACAAACACCAGGTTTAGTCATTAATGAGCTTCTGAAAAAGACAGGGAAAACAGTAGAAGAAATTGATTTATTTGAAATTAACGAGGCTTTTGCTGCTGTTGCTCTTGCTAGTATGAAAATCGCTAATCTTGATCCTAATAAGGTGAATGTCAATGGTGGAGCGGTTGCATTAGGTCACCCAATCGGTGCTAGTGGAGCGAGAATCATTTTAACATTAGCCTATGAATTGAAAAGACGAGGCGGAGGTATTGGGATTGCGGCAATTTGTAGTGGTGGGGGTCAAGGGGACGCCATCATGATTGAAGTACCAAAGCAATAA
- a CDS encoding (Fe-S)-binding protein — MNGLLWINLIATILVIAYGVGLFLYVVKTRIEYIKLGKKVEFDNNVKERLNKIWVFVFGQKKLLKDKKSGAYHVMFFYGFLLVQFGAIDFIWKGIVPGSHLPLGPLYEGFKVFQEIVTLVILVAVVWAFYRRYIEKLVRLKRGLKSGLVLIFIGTLMVSVLIGNGMDLIWHEGGNVHWAWSEPVASAIGVAFAGIGEVAAITVFYVMWWIHLVTLLVFLVYVPQGKHAHLLAGPANVYLNRLDKPGKLRPIDFEDESQEFFGVGKIEDYNQLQLVDLYACVECGRCTNMCPATGTGKILSPMDLIVKLRDHLTLHGAAVTSKQPWVPTFAFSNTKGNQLALAQAQGTGEAAATLEYNPSLIGDVITEEEIWACTTCRNCEDQCPVMNEHVDKIIDLRRYLVLTEGKMDADAQRAMQNIERQGNPWGLNRKEKENWREGREDIHVPTVKEVKKAGEEFEYLFWVGAMGAFDNRSQKIALSFAKLLNEAGVKFAILGNKEKNSGDTPRRLGNEFLFQELATANIAEFEKNDVKKIVTIDPHAYNIFKNEYPDFGLEAEVYHHTELLAKLVKEGKLVPKYEVNETITFHDSCYLGRYNEVYDPPREILKSISGVKLIEMERNRETGMCCGAGGGLMWMEEDTGHRINVARTEQALNVNPSVISSGCPYCLTMLSDGTKAKEVEDKVSTLDVAEILEKAVCGEPKNDTVAS; from the coding sequence ATGAACGGATTATTATGGATTAACTTAATTGCAACCATTCTTGTAATCGCTTACGGAGTTGGATTGTTTCTATACGTGGTCAAAACGCGTATTGAATATATTAAGTTAGGGAAAAAAGTAGAGTTCGATAATAATGTAAAGGAACGTCTGAACAAAATTTGGGTTTTTGTTTTTGGTCAGAAGAAATTGTTGAAGGATAAGAAAAGTGGAGCATACCACGTTATGTTCTTCTATGGATTTCTCCTAGTTCAATTTGGAGCCATTGATTTTATTTGGAAAGGAATTGTTCCAGGCTCTCATTTACCTTTAGGGCCATTGTACGAAGGATTCAAAGTCTTCCAAGAGATTGTCACACTTGTTATTTTAGTGGCGGTTGTCTGGGCGTTTTATCGTCGTTACATCGAAAAGCTTGTACGTTTAAAACGCGGTTTAAAATCAGGACTTGTATTAATTTTTATTGGAACGCTGATGGTTTCCGTTCTAATTGGAAATGGAATGGATTTAATTTGGCATGAAGGAGGGAACGTGCATTGGGCATGGTCTGAACCCGTTGCTTCTGCCATTGGTGTCGCATTTGCCGGTATAGGTGAAGTTGCCGCTATCACAGTGTTTTATGTGATGTGGTGGATTCATTTAGTCACACTACTTGTGTTCTTAGTGTATGTTCCACAAGGAAAACACGCTCACTTACTTGCTGGGCCTGCGAACGTATATTTAAACCGTTTAGACAAGCCTGGAAAATTAAGACCGATTGACTTTGAAGATGAATCTCAAGAGTTTTTTGGTGTAGGGAAAATTGAAGATTACAATCAACTTCAACTAGTTGATTTATATGCATGTGTAGAATGTGGAAGATGTACGAATATGTGTCCAGCGACAGGTACAGGGAAGATTCTTTCCCCGATGGATTTGATTGTAAAACTCCGTGATCATCTGACATTACATGGTGCTGCTGTGACATCGAAGCAACCATGGGTACCAACGTTTGCTTTTTCTAATACAAAGGGGAATCAACTAGCATTAGCACAAGCTCAAGGTACTGGGGAAGCTGCAGCAACACTTGAATATAACCCAAGTTTAATTGGGGATGTCATTACAGAAGAGGAAATTTGGGCCTGTACAACGTGTCGTAACTGTGAAGATCAATGTCCAGTTATGAACGAACATGTTGACAAAATTATTGACTTACGTCGTTATCTTGTCTTAACAGAAGGGAAAATGGATGCTGACGCACAAAGAGCGATGCAAAATATCGAGCGTCAAGGAAACCCTTGGGGATTAAACCGCAAAGAGAAGGAAAATTGGCGTGAAGGCAGAGAGGATATCCATGTACCTACTGTAAAAGAAGTGAAGAAAGCCGGAGAAGAATTCGAATATTTATTCTGGGTTGGCGCTATGGGTGCATTTGATAACCGAAGCCAAAAGATCGCTCTATCCTTTGCTAAATTATTAAATGAAGCAGGTGTGAAATTTGCAATACTTGGAAATAAGGAGAAAAACTCTGGAGATACTCCACGCCGTCTAGGAAATGAGTTCTTATTCCAAGAGTTAGCAACAGCTAATATTGCAGAATTTGAGAAAAATGATGTGAAAAAGATCGTCACGATTGATCCACATGCATACAATATATTTAAGAATGAATACCCTGATTTTGGTTTAGAAGCAGAGGTGTATCATCATACAGAATTGTTAGCGAAGCTTGTGAAAGAAGGAAAATTAGTTCCTAAATACGAAGTAAATGAAACCATCACTTTCCATGATTCCTGTTATTTAGGGCGCTACAATGAAGTATACGATCCTCCACGTGAAATCTTAAAATCAATTTCAGGTGTGAAATTAATTGAAATGGAACGTAACCGTGAAACAGGAATGTGCTGTGGAGCAGGTGGAGGACTTATGTGGATGGAGGAAGATACAGGGCATCGAATCAATGTTGCGCGTACTGAACAAGCTTTAAATGTGAATCCATCCGTTATTAGTTCAGGTTGTCCTTACTGCTTGACAATGCTATCTGACGGAACGAAGGCGAAGGAAGTAGAGGACAAAGTATCTACACTTGATGTTGCTGAAATTCTTGAAAAAGCGGTCTGTGGGGAGCCGAAGAATGACACGGTCGCATCTTAA